In Edaphobacter paludis, a single window of DNA contains:
- the glpK gene encoding glycerol kinase GlpK: MGKQYILALDQGTTSSRAMVIDGAGNVVSIRQRPFKQIFPKPGWVEHSPTEIWSSQSGVATETLAAADLTERDIAAIGITNQRETTVLWDRETGEPVYNAIVWQDRRTAEFCDTLRSHGNSEMIQAKTGLLPDAYFSGSKLNWLLNNVPGARDRAIAGKLAFGTVDSWLIWKLTQGERHVTDATNASRTMLFNIHTLEWDEELLKLLDIPRAVLPEVVASSGHCGTTKGILDGISIAGIAGDQQAALFGQMCSEPGMAKCTFGTGSFMLMNTGTKPVTSQNKLLTTIAWKIGDTVEYALEGSMLMAGAVVQWLRDELQMIRTSAEIEELAASVPSTNGVVLVPAFAGLGAPHWDQYARGAMLGMTRGTSRAHIARAALEGIALQAMDVLEAMQTDSGLPLAQLRVDGGASANNLLMQIQADVLGIDVVRPKNAEATVLGAAYLAGLAVGYWPDKETIARQWQIDRVFKPQIDAEARRKVKATWHRALDRARDWAGETQD; encoded by the coding sequence ATGGGGAAGCAATACATTCTGGCGCTCGATCAGGGGACGACGAGTTCGCGGGCGATGGTGATCGACGGCGCGGGCAATGTGGTGTCCATTCGGCAGCGGCCGTTCAAGCAGATCTTTCCCAAGCCGGGATGGGTGGAGCACTCGCCTACCGAGATTTGGTCTTCGCAGAGCGGCGTGGCGACTGAGACGCTGGCGGCGGCGGACCTGACGGAACGTGATATTGCGGCCATTGGGATTACGAACCAGCGCGAGACGACGGTGCTGTGGGACCGCGAGACCGGTGAACCGGTCTATAACGCGATTGTGTGGCAGGACAGACGGACTGCGGAGTTCTGCGATACGCTGCGGAGCCACGGCAATTCCGAGATGATTCAGGCCAAGACAGGCCTCTTGCCGGATGCTTATTTTTCCGGAAGCAAATTGAATTGGCTGCTGAATAACGTGCCCGGTGCGCGGGACCGGGCGATAGCCGGGAAGCTGGCCTTCGGCACGGTCGATAGCTGGTTGATATGGAAGCTGACGCAGGGCGAAAGGCACGTTACGGATGCGACGAATGCTTCGCGCACGATGCTCTTCAACATCCATACGCTGGAGTGGGATGAGGAACTTTTAAAGCTGCTGGATATTCCTCGGGCTGTGCTGCCGGAGGTAGTTGCTTCGAGTGGCCATTGCGGAACGACGAAGGGAATTTTAGACGGGATCTCCATTGCCGGAATTGCGGGAGACCAGCAGGCGGCACTGTTTGGACAGATGTGCAGCGAGCCCGGGATGGCGAAGTGCACGTTCGGCACAGGGAGCTTCATGCTGATGAATACCGGCACAAAGCCCGTGACCTCGCAAAATAAATTGCTGACGACGATTGCGTGGAAGATTGGCGACACGGTGGAGTATGCGCTCGAAGGCAGCATGTTGATGGCGGGCGCGGTAGTGCAGTGGCTGCGAGACGAGTTGCAGATGATTCGCACTTCGGCGGAGATAGAGGAGCTGGCCGCTTCGGTTCCAAGCACGAATGGGGTGGTGCTGGTGCCGGCGTTCGCGGGATTGGGCGCACCGCACTGGGACCAATATGCTCGGGGCGCGATGCTGGGAATGACGCGAGGGACTTCGCGAGCGCATATCGCAAGGGCGGCGCTGGAAGGGATTGCGTTGCAGGCGATGGATGTTCTGGAGGCAATGCAGACGGACTCGGGCCTGCCGCTGGCACAGTTGCGGGTAGATGGCGGAGCTTCAGCGAATAATCTGCTGATGCAGATTCAGGCGGATGTGCTGGGAATTGACGTGGTCCGTCCGAAGAATGCGGAGGCGACCGTGCTGGGCGCGGCTTATCTCGCAGGGCTTGCGGTGGGATATTGGCCGGACAAGGAGACGATTGCGCGGCAATGGCAGATAGACCGCGTGTTCAAACCGCAGATCGATGCCGAGGCGAGACGCAAGGTGAAGGCCACGTGGCACAGGGCATTGGACCGTGCCCGCGATTGGGCTGGGGAGACACAGGATTGA